A segment of the Marinobacter arenosus genome:
CCGGGCGACTGGGTGGCGGCGGGCGAGCCGATTGCGCTGGCCGGGCGCACCGGCGGCACCGAGAGCCCCGCGCTGTACTTTGAAGTCCGTCATAACGGCAAGCCGGATAACCCCCGGCGCTGGCTGGCGAACTGAAGCGTGGCGCGAGGGCTGACAAACGCCCCGGCTAACGCCATACTGTCGGAAATCAGGGAATCCAGTCCAACTGTCGGAATAAAAACGGGATAAGTGAATGAAACGGGTCAGAAGTCCACTCCACGCCTTTCCTTTGCGCACCATTGCTCTCACCGCCTGTTTCAGCACTGCATCCGGACTGGCCTACGCTCAGGATGAGCCCGAGGCACAGCAACTCCTGGAAGGCATCCAGAACGGCGAACGGGTCGAGATCACCCTGCCGGACCCGGAAAAACAGCTACCACTGGACGACCTGCGCAAATTCACCGAGGTGTTCGCCCGCATCAAAGATGCCTACGTGGAGGAAGTGGACGATCGCCAGCTACTGGAAAGCGCCATCAAAGGCATGCTTTCCGATCTGGACCCGCACTCTACCTACCTCGCCCCCAAGGATTACGAAGAACTGGAGGAAAGCACCTCCGGCGAATTCGGCGGCCTGGGCATCGAGGTCGGCATGGAAAACGGCTTCGTGAAGGTGATCGCCCCGATCGACGACACGCCGGCCCAGAAAGCGGGCGTTCAGGCCGGCGACCTGATCATCAAGCTGGATGAAAAGCCGGTCAAGGGCATGGGCCTGGAAGAAGCGGTCAAGCTGATGCGCGGCAAACCCGGCACCATCCTCACCCTGACCATCATGCGCGAGGGCGAAAGCGCGCCCATTGAGATCAAGGTCGAGCGCGATGTTATCAAGGTCACCAGCGTCAAATCCCGGATGCTGGACAACGGCTACGGCTACGTGCGCATCACCCAGTTCCAGGCAGACACCGGCGGCCAGTTCCTGAAGGCGCTGGGCTCTCTCGAGGATGACCATGGCAGCGATCTCGACGGCCTTGTCATTGACCTGCGCAATAACCCGGGCGGCGTGCTCCAGGCGGCCGTGGAAACCGCAGACGCCCTGCTCGATGAGGGCCTGATTGTTTACACTGAAGGCCGCATCCAGAGCTCACGCCTGCG
Coding sequences within it:
- a CDS encoding S41 family peptidase, whose amino-acid sequence is MKRVRSPLHAFPLRTIALTACFSTASGLAYAQDEPEAQQLLEGIQNGERVEITLPDPEKQLPLDDLRKFTEVFARIKDAYVEEVDDRQLLESAIKGMLSDLDPHSTYLAPKDYEELEESTSGEFGGLGIEVGMENGFVKVIAPIDDTPAQKAGVQAGDLIIKLDEKPVKGMGLEEAVKLMRGKPGTILTLTIMREGESAPIEIKVERDVIKVTSVKSRMLDNGYGYVRITQFQADTGGQFLKALGSLEDDHGSDLDGLVIDLRNNPGGVLQAAVETADALLDEGLIVYTEGRIQSSRLRFSAKAGDVMADTPIVVLINGGSASASEILAGALQDHERAVIMGTQSFGKGSVQTVIPLDETHAIKMTTARYYTPDGRSIQATGIKPDIEVRPAELTELDSQPFFTEADLSGHLEGQNEGDQPAKDSETEGSTTASLTDRDYQLRSALNLLKGMHILNRKPNGQAPSEGQDAAQ